gcctctgcctcccaagtgctgggactaaggcatgtgctaccactgccccgctggtatttattttcatatttggtGAAATTCAGTAATTTGAATAAATTTTGTATACATAaattcacaaaacagaaaatgaatgccCAGAGACTTGCTGTTTGAGagtcccctcttttttttttttttttttttttttttgtagtacaATATTTATAATAGAAACTGGCTGAAAACACCACATGCTAACAGACAATATGATACACAAGTGGGGTGGGAGTAGACAGGAAAGGGCAGAGGCCGCAGGCCTACACCAGGAGCCTTTCAATAGACTGCTGGATGGACTGAATCTGCTGCTTGAGCTGGGAGCCTTCTTTGATGGTAACAGAACAGGCGATGACAGGTCTGGAGACCCCACAGGCCCGTCCTAGGGCCTGCTTGGAGCGCACAAATACATAGGGGACATTCTTGTCTTCACACAGCAGTGGGAGGTGCAGGATGATCTCCAAGGGCTCAGCGTCTGCTGCCATCACAATGAACTCAGAGATGCCCCTGTTGAGGGTTTTGGTGGCTTCATTGGCTCCTTTCCGAAGCTGCTTGTAGTTACATGACTGCTGAACGAGGTCCAGCAACTTCTTGGTGAGGTGGGCATCTGCGAGGGGATAGGCCTTCGGATTTACATCAGCCTCTGTCATGGCTGCGGTGCGCCGGCCTCGCCGCGACTCGAGAACAGCCCACCTCAGGACAGGCCAAAAAGCGGCGCAGAAAGCAGAGCGGAAACCACTTCCTGCGCGGGAGGAAGCGGAAGTGGTGTCACTCGAGAGTCCCCTCTTATAGTAACCTTCTATCAGGTTTCCATGACCCTGAGGGCCAGCACCTCTCCTTGTTTGCAATATCTCCTctgctgaggagagaagagccTGCCCCAGCTTTGGAGATGAGGGACCATGAGAAATGAGGCCATGTTTCTGCTGAGTGATAGGACCCCACAGAGTTGCACCCTGTTTGAGGAGGGTGGGAAGGGCTTCATGGGACCTCAGACTATGGGGTAAGGTGGTACTCTAGGACCTTCTGCAGCAACAAGAGTCATGGACCACAAATGGAACAGCCTAGACTGGCACCATGAAAGATGAATGCTGACCACCGTCCACATTCCAGGCTGAGGGCAGCTGATGGCCAGGGCCAGCCTAGAACAAGCCTCTGTTTACGGCCCCTTCATGGGCATGCCAGCCACTCCATTAGCCTCCGTTCCTTGAGGAATTGGATGATGGGCAGAGGTCGCTTCAATTTTCTTGTTCACTGTTGCT
The sequence above is drawn from the Peromyscus leucopus breed LL Stock chromosome 1, UCI_PerLeu_2.1, whole genome shotgun sequence genome and encodes:
- the LOC114694926 gene encoding NHP2-like protein 1, with the translated sequence MTEADVNPKAYPLADAHLTKKLLDLVQQSCNYKQLRKGANEATKTLNRGISEFIVMAADAEPLEIILHLPLLCEDKNVPYVFVRSKQALGRACGVSRPVIACSVTIKEGSQLKQQIQSIQQSIERLLV